TTATACAAAACGTCTTCTAAATTCTATGCCGATTATTGATCCAGTAAGAGCTAGAAAGATGTTCGAAGAATTTGAAGTCAGTGCAGAGGAAATAGTAATAACTGGTACTGAAAAATTTGAAGAAGTTGAAGAAGGACACTTTGTGTTAAAATAATAATTTGAATGCCAATCTCAAAGATTAGAAAGAAAGTCTAGTTCTTGAGGTTGGTATTTTTGCAAAATATTTAAAAGAGATTTTGACAGTAGGCAAACTTTGGAGTAAAATAATAATATTATTACATAATATGGAAAAGAGGAGCTATTATGGCTAAGAAAAAAGAACTAAAAACAAATGCTATGCGATTTTTAGATGAAAATGGTGTAGAGTACAATCATTTTGAATTTGATGCAGAAAGCGATGCTGCGAAAACTGGTGTAGGAGTAGCTGATATCATCGGGCGTGACCATAACCAAGTATTTAAAACAATTATGACTACAGATGGTAAAGGTAACTATGTTGTAGGAGTACTTATGAGTGAAGATAGCATAAACTTTAAAAAACTTGCTAAAGCAGCAGGTGTGAAAAGTTTATCAATGTTACCACTTAAAGACCTAACAAAAATTACAGGATATGTAAAAGGTGGATGTTCACCATTTGCGATGAAAAAACTATTCCCGACTTTTGTAGATGAAAAATGTCGTGAAGTAGAAACGATTATTGTTTCTGCAGGTAAAGTAGGTCACCAAGTAGAGGTGAAACCAGAAGTACTAGAGCAACTTATCGGTGCTCAAGTAGTAGACTTTAAAGCTGAATAATATAAAAAGAACGACTTTTAATAATGATAATTGATGTATCTTATTATTTGAGTCGTTTTTTATTTTTTAACAAAAATTAATATATATTCAGTAAAATTTAAATATTAAAAATTTATAAATTATTGTTGAAAAAAGATAACAAATCACTCTAAAAATTGCTGAAAACGTATGAAGTAACAATATTTATCTTAATTGAAAAAGTATTGTAACATAATTGAAATAGTTTAGATATTCTACTGAAACTTTGTTTTGTTATACTAATAAGAGTAAGGAGGCGTAGTATGTTATTTGATACGCATGCGCATCTAAATGATGATGCTTATTTAGAAGACTTAGAAGAAACTATTGCTCGCGCGAAAGAAGCGGGAGTTAAATTAATAAATATAGTTGGCTTCGATGATAAAAGTATAGAAAAAGCACTGGAAATTACAGCTAAATATGACTTTTTATATTTAACAGTTGGTTGGCACCCAGTAGAAGCAATAGATTTCACAGAAGAAAAATATGAAATGATAAAAAATATTGCTTTAACAAATGATAAAGTAGTAGCAATCGGTGAGATTGGTCTAGATTATCATTGGGATAAAAGTCCAAAAGATGTTCAAAAAGAAGTATTTAGAAGACAAATTCAACTAGCTAAAGAAGTAAATAAACCGATAGTAATTCACACACGTGATGCTATGGCAGATACAATACAAATACTTCAAGAAGAAAAAGCTAGCGAAATTGGTGGGATAATGCACAGTTTTTCTGGTTCTGTAGAAAGCATGAATATTATGCTAAAAGAGAAATTCTATATTTCATTAGGAGGTCCGGTAACATTTAAAAATGCGAAGACACCTAAAGAAGTAGCAAAAGCCTGTCCATTAGATAAGTTGTTAATTGAAACGGATTGTCCGTACTTAACACCAACACCATATAGAGGAAAAAGAAATGAACCTGCATATGTGTATTATGTAGCACAAGAAATTGCAGATCTTAAAGAAATGTCGTATGAACAACTAACAAAACAAACATTCAATAATGCATGTACGTTGTTCGGATTAGAAGATAAAAAGGAGATTGATTAACAGAATGAAATTAGGTAGAATTATTGCAGCAGCAGCAACATCAGGATTATTATTATCAGGAGCTTTCGTAGTAGCGGAAGAATATACAGGGCACAACGTTTTCGCCGTGAGTTTAGATAACGGAAGCAAAGTTGAGTTAAAAGCTAAAAAAGGAACAGTAAGAGAAGTTCTTATTGCTAATGACATTCCTTTTGGAGCAGACGATAGAGTAGAACCAGGACTAGATACAAAGGTAAACGGTGGGGAAACTATTAACATCTATAAAGCTCACGAAGTAACAATCGTTGATGGTAATACAACTACAGTAAGAAAAACTACTTACAAAAAAGTTGGAGATATCTTAAAAGAATTAAACATTACTCTTGGAGAAAACGATAGAGTAACACCAGATTTAAACAAAGAAGTAGCAACAGTTGATACTATTAAAATCGTAAGAGACGGAAAAGCTACAGAAGTTAAAAAAGAAGAAATTAAATTCGGAACAAAAGAAGAAAAAGATGATTCTAAATATGTAGATGAAAAAGTTACTAAAGTTGAAGGTAAAAACGGAGAAAAAGAAGTAACTTATAATGTTGTAAGAGAAAACGGAAAAGAAATTTCTAGAGAAGTTGTTTCAGAAAAAGTACTTACAGAAGCAACAACTAAAGTAGTTGTAGTAGGAACAAAACAACGTCCAGCAGATCAACAAAAATCAGCTAGTCAATCATACGCAGCTCAATCAACTCCAGCTCAATCATATTCATCAGCTGGTGGTTCAGTAAGATTATCAAATGGTAACACTGCAGGAGCAGAAGGAGCGGCAGCAGCTCAAGAAATGGCTCGTCGTACAGGAGTTTCAGCTTCAACTTGGGAACACATTATTGCACGTGAATCAAACGGACAAGTAAATGCTAGAAACGCTTCAGGAGCTAGTGGATTATTCCAAACTATGCCAGGATGGGGATCTACAGCAACAGTTCAAGACCAAATCAATGCAGCTACTCGTGCATACAAAGCGCAAGGGTTAGCAGCTTGGGGAATGAGATAATATAAACAAAAAGGCGATCGCTTGATCGTCTTTATTTGTAAAATTATATAAAGAAAATCTAAGTTATAATATTATGTAATTACACATGATTTTATAACTTAGATTTTTAATTTTGTATTCTCTTTTCAATCAATTTGAATGTTACAAAAGATATCACAGAACAAATCACTATTGCAATTGCACTAGAATGGAAGATATTACCAATTCCGACTAGTGGTGAAACAACCCCACCTAAGAAAAATGGTACGAACCCGAAGAATGCAGATGCACTACCAGCACGTTCACGCTCTAAACTCATAGCGATAGCAGAACCAGCAGGTAGTATAAAACCTAGCCCTAGTAAAAGAAGGAAGAATCTAGCTTCAATGAATAGGAAAGGTAATGTTAATGTTAATACGATTGCTAGATATATACTAACTGCTAGCATAAGTGATAATCCTAGCTTAATACTATTTTTTTCTTTAAAGCTACCAGCACTTTTACTTCCTAAAACTATAGCAAAACCATTAAGACCAAAACATAAACTGTACATTAATGGAGTTAAATTATAGTGTGTCTGTAAGATAAATGGAGACGCAGCTATATATGCGAACATTGCAGCTAAAGCGAATCCTTGGATGATAACTAGCGCAAAGAACAGTTTATTTTTTGCGACTAGGATGATTGAGTAATAAGTTTTAGTTATTGGAAGATTCAATCTTTTATCTGAATTTAATGATTCATGGAACTTAAAACTTACAGCTAATAAGATAATACCTATTACAGCAAGAGTTACGAAAATTCCTCTCCAGTCTGTAAGTTGTAGTAATAAACTCCCTAATATAGGAGAAAGTATAGGTGCTAATCCATTAACTGCCATAAGTAATGCAAAGAATGCAGCTAGTTCACGCCCTTGGTATAAATCAGTAGAAATAGCACGAGAAATAACTACAGCACCTGCAGATGAAATACCTTGGATAAATCTCAATGTTATCATTGCATAAACATTCGGAAAGATAATAATAGCCAGTGTACTGATTAAATATATAACTAAGCTTATTATTAATGGATTTTTACGTCCGTATTTATCACTGATAGGTCCAATAAGCAATTGCCCTATTGCAAGACCAACCATACTACCTGTTAGAGTAAGTTGAATTGTTGAGGTACTAGCATTGAAAAACGAGGTCATAGTAGGCAATGCTGGTAAATATAAGTCTGTAACAAATGGCCCAAAAGCCGATAAAGTTCCTAGAAATAGAACTAAAAATAATTTAGAATTTCTTTTTAATGTCATATTGACTCCTTTCTATTTTTTGAAATACGTTACGTATTATAGCATAAATAAATTTTTTTCGTAAGTTTTTTTCTTTAAAGAAGTAAAAAAATTTAATATGAAATTTTATAACTATTGATAATAAATCTTAAATAAATATTTTACTATTTTTAGATGTAGGAGATTCAATTTTTGTACTTAACATAAAAACATTAAACTTTATATTTTTAAATATAATTTTGTATTCAAAGTGCGGGGTGTATAATGTCTGTAAACCTCTTAAAAACAGTTGTATCAAGGGTTTATGTCTGTTAAAATAAAAGTATGAAGTACAAAAGGAGGTTGTTAATATGGTAAAAAATTCTCAGAAATTTAAGCATCCTAAGGGGCTGTGGCTTATTAATGTAATGATAGCCATTCAGAGTTATGCATCATATGCAACATCAGGATTTTTAATATTATTTTATACTTATTCTGTAGAACAAGGTGGATTAGGGTTAGATAAAACATTCGCAGGGGACGTTATGGCGTATCTTGGAACAATTGGTTCTCTTCTACCGCTTTTAGGAGCATATTTAACTGATAAATATATCGGTATGCAACGTGCAATTCAGTTTGGTATTCTATTTAACTCGATAGGGACACTGTTTACCGCATTTGCTCATGGTAGATTCTACATCTTCTTAATAGGGGTAATTATTAACTCTATTGCTGGAGCATTCTTCCGTGGTAACCTATCAGCTATTGTAGGGGAACTATACGATGAAAAACAAGTATCTATGAAAGATGCTGCATATAGTATCTTCTATACTTTCGTAAATATCGGAAGTTTACTTGGTCCAATTATCGGTGGTCTAATTTACCAAGATTGGGGAGCTACAAAAGGAGCAGATGGTAAAATTGCAGTTTATGGATTTACACCAGCATTCTTAATGGTTTCTATCTGTTTATTTGTCACATTCATATTATTTACATTTGGTAAAAATAAATTACTAGGTGATTCAGGAAGATATCCAGTTGGTAAAAATAAACATGAATCTGCTGAAGAAAATAAAGAAGACTTAAAAGGATCTAAATATGATAAAGGTCGTTTATATGCTGCCGTTATAATCTTTGTATTCTCTACAGTGTTTTGGTCAGCGTATTTCCAAACACAAACAACAATTACTCTTATGACAGATGAGCTTGTAAATTTAAATGTGTTAGGATTTGATATGCCGATTACTTGGTTAGTTTCATTTAATGGATTCTTATGTATAGTGCTTGCTCCACTATTTGGATGGTTCTGGATGAAAAAAGCAGAAAAAAATAATGACTGGAAAGTAGCTACGAAAATGGGTTGGGGTATGCTACTAACTGGTTTAGGATTTGTTTGTTTTGTACTAGGACTTCAATCATTAGGTGGAAAACTAGATGGATCAATAAAAATGAGCATTTGGTACGTATTAGGTGGATACTTCGTACTAACAGTAGGGGAATTACTAGTATCACCAATTGGTATGGCATTGTTCAGTAAATTATTACCTAAAAAATTCGCCGCTATGTCTATGGCGATGTGGTATTTCACATATGTTGTATCTTCATGGATCACAGGTAAAACAGTAGGTTGGACTGAAACTTGGGGTTATGAAAAAGTATTAACTATAATTGCAATAATTATGGGAGTATTAGGGGTACTGCTATTTATTATAGCTAATCCATTAGAAAAAATTATGGCTCTTGATAAAATTGGAAAAGAAGATGAAGAAGAGCTAGAGGTACAACAAGCTTAAAAATAATAAAAAACTGACTTAAATAATCGTAAGTGATTAATTTAAGTCAGTTTATTTTATATCAAAATCTATAGAATCAATATTCATAATAAGTTTGTTATTTATAAACCAAATTAATGAAAATACATAAACGGCATAAGTAAAAAATAATAAAGAAGAAAGAATAGTAATTTTATTATTTTTTAGGAATATGAAATTCAATAAAATTATTATTAAGTAAACAACAACAGAAATTAACAAACGTTGTTTATTTTTTTTTGCCCAATTATTGTATTTTTCCAATAATTCAGCTTTTTTAGCTTCGTTATCCACAAAATTCCTCCTAAGTTTTATATATAAAATTATAACAAATAAAAGACTATGCTGCAATTAAATAACTGAAGTGTAAAAAAGTGAATAATATTTGTATATATTCCCTATTTATGTTGATTGAATACAAATAAATATGGTATAATTAAGTTGCCATATTATACACAAAATTGGAGGCAATATGTCTTATACAAGAGATTATATATTTGAAAAAATAATAGAAAAACTACCTACTTTAAAAATTCATGAAAGACGAGAAAAAGATAATAGTGTTTTTATTTTAGAGTATGAAAATCGTCGTGCAAAAATAGATATAGATAGTTTTGTCAGAAAGTTAGGAGATAAGAAAACTAGCAAAGGGGATAAAAAAATAGAAGAGTTTGTCTACTATATAGTAGAAAATTTCAGTGCACAAACAAGTGTTTCTTTAGACAACATTAATGAAGAACAATTGTTGGAAAATATTTATCCCGTAGTTAGAGCTAGCAGTTTTAATAAAGATAAAGAAAAAGATCTTGTTAGTTTTGAACATACAAATGAAACAAAAATTTATTTAGCGTATGATTTTAAAGATGGCTATAAATTGCTAGATAGTAGTTTTTTAGATAAATTCTCAAAAAATAAGCAAGAAATTTTAGAGGTTGCTAAAAATAATTTAGAAGAATTACCACTTAAGTATAATGTGGATGAAGTTGCAGGGAATAAATTTTATTTCTTAAATGCGAAAGATGGTTATGATGGAGCTAGAATATTCGATAAAAATGTATTAGATTACTTCTATAAG
This is a stretch of genomic DNA from Gemella haemolysans. It encodes these proteins:
- the ybaK gene encoding Cys-tRNA(Pro) deacylase, whose amino-acid sequence is MAKKKELKTNAMRFLDENGVEYNHFEFDAESDAAKTGVGVADIIGRDHNQVFKTIMTTDGKGNYVVGVLMSEDSINFKKLAKAAGVKSLSMLPLKDLTKITGYVKGGCSPFAMKKLFPTFVDEKCREVETIIVSAGKVGHQVEVKPEVLEQLIGAQVVDFKAE
- a CDS encoding TatD family hydrolase is translated as MLFDTHAHLNDDAYLEDLEETIARAKEAGVKLINIVGFDDKSIEKALEITAKYDFLYLTVGWHPVEAIDFTEEKYEMIKNIALTNDKVVAIGEIGLDYHWDKSPKDVQKEVFRRQIQLAKEVNKPIVIHTRDAMADTIQILQEEKASEIGGIMHSFSGSVESMNIMLKEKFYISLGGPVTFKNAKTPKEVAKACPLDKLLIETDCPYLTPTPYRGKRNEPAYVYYVAQEIADLKEMSYEQLTKQTFNNACTLFGLEDKKEID
- a CDS encoding multidrug effflux MFS transporter translates to MTLKRNSKLFLVLFLGTLSAFGPFVTDLYLPALPTMTSFFNASTSTIQLTLTGSMVGLAIGQLLIGPISDKYGRKNPLIISLVIYLISTLAIIIFPNVYAMITLRFIQGISSAGAVVISRAISTDLYQGRELAAFFALLMAVNGLAPILSPILGSLLLQLTDWRGIFVTLAVIGIILLAVSFKFHESLNSDKRLNLPITKTYYSIILVAKNKLFFALVIIQGFALAAMFAYIAASPFILQTHYNLTPLMYSLCFGLNGFAIVLGSKSAGSFKEKNSIKLGLSLMLAVSIYLAIVLTLTLPFLFIEARFFLLLLGLGFILPAGSAIAMSLERERAGSASAFFGFVPFFLGGVVSPLVGIGNIFHSSAIAIVICSVISFVTFKLIEKRIQN
- a CDS encoding peptide MFS transporter gives rise to the protein MVKNSQKFKHPKGLWLINVMIAIQSYASYATSGFLILFYTYSVEQGGLGLDKTFAGDVMAYLGTIGSLLPLLGAYLTDKYIGMQRAIQFGILFNSIGTLFTAFAHGRFYIFLIGVIINSIAGAFFRGNLSAIVGELYDEKQVSMKDAAYSIFYTFVNIGSLLGPIIGGLIYQDWGATKGADGKIAVYGFTPAFLMVSICLFVTFILFTFGKNKLLGDSGRYPVGKNKHESAEENKEDLKGSKYDKGRLYAAVIIFVFSTVFWSAYFQTQTTITLMTDELVNLNVLGFDMPITWLVSFNGFLCIVLAPLFGWFWMKKAEKNNDWKVATKMGWGMLLTGLGFVCFVLGLQSLGGKLDGSIKMSIWYVLGGYFVLTVGELLVSPIGMALFSKLLPKKFAAMSMAMWYFTYVVSSWITGKTVGWTETWGYEKVLTIIAIIMGVLGVLLFIIANPLEKIMALDKIGKEDEEELEVQQA
- a CDS encoding DUF1444 family protein; protein product: MSYTRDYIFEKIIEKLPTLKIHERREKDNSVFILEYENRRAKIDIDSFVRKLGDKKTSKGDKKIEEFVYYIVENFSAQTSVSLDNINEEQLLENIYPVVRASSFNKDKEKDLVSFEHTNETKIYLAYDFKDGYKLLDSSFLDKFSKNKQEILEVAKNNLEELPLKYNVDEVAGNKFYFLNAKDGYDGARIFDKNVLDYFYKKIGDSFYVGLPHQDTLIIADINNKQGLEILQKMMVHFFTEGLVPITTITFKYDGKELESYFIFVE